The following proteins are encoded in a genomic region of Mesotoga sp. UBA6090:
- a CDS encoding sensor histidine kinase, with protein sequence MGAGVLFSLFYGFSLERISLVILLAVASVITVYLTLVRQLERLIRLVRTGEKKSIGELEGQFNEIYGFYRNLSLQIEEERNYYEKLYRDYSELLNTLDIPIVSVDEKGNFDLVNDAFIRSFSYGSQGGRYLRIDRFTRRTGLIFPLQEGQYEVYSRKLGKRYLVSVTHKKKSGFLLTLTDKTSQWKTKQLLEKTRRYAVDAQTVADLAHGLKQPLANVKLALDLYKRTNRPEYMETLSKELNSFQSRIGGILQIFRYGEEFDRVDLSEQLMKVASFMSSIFSEKKIQFKVVSLDKGIVLIQRGRLENVLKNLLMNAVEASIPGESSIISKVRASKEVVTLIIADTGKGIDSAALQNVFKPFFSTKSEGSGLGLYLVYNFCEENDVRLKMRSAPGRGTVFVLTFRRQRDEE encoded by the coding sequence TTGGGAGCGGGAGTTTTATTCTCTCTCTTCTACGGCTTCAGTCTTGAAAGAATATCACTTGTGATTCTTCTGGCGGTCGCGTCAGTTATTACCGTATATCTCACATTAGTCAGGCAACTCGAAAGGCTCATAAGACTTGTCCGTACAGGCGAAAAGAAATCAATTGGCGAACTCGAGGGACAGTTCAATGAGATATATGGCTTCTACAGAAATCTCTCACTCCAGATAGAAGAAGAGAGAAACTATTACGAAAAACTATATAGGGACTACTCAGAACTTCTAAACACTCTTGACATTCCTATCGTCTCGGTTGATGAGAAAGGCAACTTTGATCTCGTTAACGATGCTTTTATTAGGAGTTTCTCCTACGGCAGTCAAGGAGGAAGGTATCTCCGCATCGACAGATTTACAAGAAGAACGGGTCTTATCTTTCCACTTCAAGAAGGTCAGTACGAGGTTTACAGCAGGAAGCTGGGGAAACGTTACCTCGTATCGGTGACTCACAAAAAGAAGAGCGGGTTTCTGCTGACTCTAACAGACAAGACCAGCCAGTGGAAAACAAAACAGCTTCTCGAAAAGACTAGAAGGTACGCAGTGGATGCCCAGACAGTTGCGGATCTCGCACATGGTCTAAAACAGCCTCTGGCAAACGTTAAGTTGGCACTTGATCTTTACAAGAGAACAAACAGGCCGGAGTATATGGAGACTCTTTCGAAAGAACTCAACTCATTCCAGAGTAGGATTGGGGGTATTCTGCAGATCTTCAGATATGGCGAAGAGTTCGATAGAGTAGATCTATCCGAACAACTGATGAAAGTCGCTTCCTTTATGTCTTCGATCTTCTCGGAAAAAAAGATACAGTTCAAAGTTGTTTCTCTTGACAAAGGAATCGTTCTCATTCAGCGAGGGAGGCTTGAGAATGTTCTCAAGAATCTACTCATGAACGCGGTTGAAGCAAGCATACCAGGAGAGAGTTCCATCATCTCGAAAGTTAGAGCATCTAAAGAGGTTGTTACACTGATTATTGCCGATACGGGAAAAGGCATCGATTCTGCAGCTTTGCAGAATGTATTCAAACCTTTCTTCTCGACAAAGTCCGAAGGATCGGGATTGGGACTTTACCTTGTCTACAATTTCTGTGAAGAGAACGATGTAAGATTGAAGATGAGGAGCGCACCCGGAAGGGGAACCGTGTTTGTTTTGACCTTCAGGAGGCAAAGGGATGAAGAGTAA
- a CDS encoding sigma-54-dependent transcriptional regulator, protein MKSKVLLVDDDLAFNGLLGSALEEEGYEVVQVYNLVQAKKQISEEFFDCLILDVRLPDGSGLDILSEASTNTPVIVVSAHGDINTAIDAVRKGAFNFLEKPFDLTHALLEVKRAIEFSEVSRERDSLAERIIAEPSVEIVGNSNNILQLRETISIIAQKKVTVLLEGESGTGKEVVARSIHQQSGRRKFVPINCGAIPENLFESELFGYEKGAFTGALNSKPGLIEESHRGTLFLDEISEMPLAMQVKLLRVLETSSSQRLGGNSFRKLDLRVVAATNRDLESAVAKGDFRSDLYYRLNVVKIKIEPLRERREDIPLLIDYFLPNLCDELGLKKVPKVPENFVKSMKEYDWPGNIRELRNKLLSILAMNGRLDNLSHSILPERVQPEETEFKFEEVTLDELERSYVRWLIDRHKGNKTKVAKILGISKSTLYEKLKRWNVFESNNNTPEPRF, encoded by the coding sequence ATGAAGAGTAAGGTTCTGTTAGTCGACGATGATCTCGCCTTTAATGGCTTGCTAGGCTCCGCTCTGGAAGAAGAGGGGTACGAAGTCGTTCAGGTTTACAATCTTGTTCAGGCAAAAAAACAAATATCTGAAGAATTCTTTGACTGCCTCATACTGGACGTGAGACTCCCCGATGGTTCAGGACTCGATATTCTCTCTGAAGCTTCGACTAATACGCCCGTAATAGTCGTTTCTGCCCATGGGGATATAAACACCGCGATAGATGCGGTTAGAAAGGGAGCGTTCAATTTCCTGGAGAAGCCCTTCGACCTAACTCATGCACTTCTTGAAGTGAAGCGAGCAATAGAGTTCTCAGAGGTTTCTCGGGAGAGGGATAGTCTCGCTGAAAGAATTATTGCCGAACCGTCTGTTGAAATAGTCGGCAACAGCAACAACATCCTTCAACTGAGGGAAACAATCTCCATAATTGCACAAAAAAAAGTGACGGTCCTTCTTGAGGGGGAGAGCGGTACAGGTAAAGAGGTCGTAGCAAGGTCAATCCACCAGCAAAGCGGAAGGAGAAAGTTTGTTCCGATAAACTGCGGTGCAATACCGGAGAACCTATTTGAAAGCGAACTCTTTGGATATGAAAAAGGAGCCTTCACTGGAGCACTGAATTCGAAGCCTGGTCTTATAGAAGAATCACACCGAGGAACACTCTTTCTTGATGAAATATCTGAGATGCCACTCGCGATGCAGGTTAAGTTGCTCCGGGTGTTGGAAACGTCGTCAAGCCAAAGGCTGGGCGGTAATTCTTTCCGTAAGCTCGATCTCCGGGTTGTCGCAGCTACCAACCGAGACCTCGAATCGGCCGTTGCAAAAGGGGATTTCAGAAGCGATCTGTACTATAGATTGAATGTTGTTAAAATAAAAATCGAACCGCTCAGGGAGAGGAGAGAAGACATTCCGCTCTTGATAGACTACTTTCTGCCAAACCTGTGTGATGAACTAGGACTAAAGAAAGTCCCCAAAGTGCCGGAGAATTTTGTAAAAAGTATGAAGGAGTACGATTGGCCAGGAAATATCCGTGAACTTCGAAACAAACTCCTATCGATTCTTGCAATGAACGGCAGGCTTGACAATCTTTCACATTCAATTCTCCCCGAGCGGGTTCAACCCGAAGAAACAGAGTTCAAATTCGAGGAAGTCACACTTGATGAGCTCGAAAGGAGCTATGTTAGGTGGTTGATCGATCGACATAAAGGAAACAAGACAAAGGTGGCAAAGATTCTTGGAATAAGTAAGAGCACGCTTTACGAAAAGCTGAAGAGGTGGAATGTCTTTGAAAGTAATAACAACACACCGGAACCCCGATTTTGA
- a CDS encoding carbohydrate ABC transporter permease, which produces MIKRILIYILLTIFALFFLMPIYVLLATSLKPLREVGLERMWFPPNSFSFDGFAKAFARLAPNLRNSFLLVIPATLLSAIIGSINGYVLSKLKFRGSDLLFALVLFGMFIPYQSILFPLIRFLQDIGLYGSIWGLVLVHVVYGLPITTLIFRNYYSEVPTELIEAANIDGAGIFKTYLKVLFPISLPGFVVVVIWQFTNIWNEFLFAVTVTSDPTKQPITVALVNLAGSQVVEWNVQMAGALLAALPTLIVYILLGKYFLRGLLAGSVKG; this is translated from the coding sequence ATGATCAAGAGAATTCTAATCTATATCCTTCTTACGATTTTTGCATTGTTCTTTCTGATGCCGATCTACGTTCTACTGGCTACCAGCCTAAAACCGCTCAGAGAAGTTGGACTTGAGAGGATGTGGTTTCCTCCTAACTCGTTCTCGTTTGACGGGTTTGCGAAGGCCTTTGCGCGTCTTGCCCCGAACTTGAGAAATTCATTCTTGCTAGTGATCCCTGCAACGCTCCTCTCTGCGATCATAGGATCGATTAACGGTTATGTTCTATCAAAACTGAAATTCAGAGGTTCCGACCTGTTGTTTGCTCTAGTTCTCTTCGGGATGTTTATTCCCTACCAGAGCATCCTTTTCCCACTGATACGTTTTCTGCAGGACATCGGTCTATATGGTTCGATCTGGGGGCTTGTGCTGGTTCATGTAGTATACGGACTGCCTATAACGACTCTGATCTTCAGGAATTACTACAGTGAAGTGCCAACAGAGCTCATAGAAGCGGCCAACATTGATGGAGCAGGGATATTCAAGACGTATTTGAAAGTTCTATTCCCGATATCTCTCCCCGGTTTTGTCGTCGTTGTAATATGGCAGTTCACGAATATCTGGAATGAATTCCTTTTTGCAGTAACAGTAACCAGCGATCCCACAAAACAACCGATTACTGTTGCACTCGTTAACCTAGCCGGAAGTCAGGTCGTAGAATGGAACGTCCAGATGGCAGGAGCACTGCTTGCGGCTCTCCCAACGCTGATCGTTTACATACTGCTCGGAAAGTATTTCCTGAGAGGACTTCTCGCAGGCTCTGTGAAGGGTTAG
- a CDS encoding GNAT family N-acetyltransferase — translation MIKRLEKADQFRVMEIVETIWEGDDYIPRVFEKWVHDPSCYFMGLWKGGRLIGIDNLRLFSRKVGWMEGMRIDPAFQGRGYGKELGGETLKLAERLGLEKLYFATYFDNTASIKMNEAFGFKRIAVFTNLEREIGESTSCSINLLESDEIPEIDDHISEDWMFIPKEVLNKRRFLNNPVKLLDGANWATVSKNSKSKRCLDINYIEVVDKDSLEYFLKELVCYAQAKGFVRIHAMASELCDLGPFLSNGFRPFERTEDVFLYYADVSSLRV, via the coding sequence ATGATAAAGCGTCTCGAGAAGGCCGATCAGTTTAGGGTGATGGAAATCGTTGAGACAATATGGGAAGGGGATGATTACATTCCGCGAGTCTTTGAGAAGTGGGTTCATGATCCTTCATGTTACTTTATGGGACTCTGGAAGGGAGGAAGACTGATTGGTATAGACAACCTTAGGCTCTTCAGTCGCAAAGTGGGTTGGATGGAAGGAATGAGAATCGATCCGGCGTTTCAGGGAAGAGGGTACGGGAAGGAGCTGGGTGGAGAGACGTTGAAGCTTGCTGAAAGGCTTGGGCTCGAAAAACTCTATTTTGCGACTTATTTCGACAACACCGCTTCGATAAAGATGAACGAAGCCTTCGGGTTCAAACGCATAGCCGTCTTCACAAATCTCGAGAGAGAGATTGGTGAATCGACTTCCTGTTCCATTAACCTACTGGAAAGCGACGAAATCCCGGAAATCGATGATCATATAAGCGAAGACTGGATGTTCATTCCGAAGGAAGTCTTGAACAAGAGAAGGTTTCTAAACAATCCAGTGAAGCTTTTGGACGGGGCAAACTGGGCGACTGTTTCTAAGAACTCCAAGTCTAAGCGCTGCCTTGACATCAACTACATTGAAGTGGTTGACAAAGATAGTCTTGAGTATTTCTTGAAGGAGCTTGTTTGTTATGCGCAGGCGAAGGGTTTTGTCCGTATTCATGCTATGGCTAGTGAACTATGCGATCTGGGCCCCTTTCTCTCAAATGGATTCAGGCCTTTCGAGAGAACAGAGGATGTTTTTCTCTATTACGCCGATGTTTCTAGCCTGAGAGTCTGA
- a CDS encoding SAM hydrolase/SAM-dependent halogenase family protein: MIAFLTDWGADSYYVGVAKAVIRELNRKVEVIDICHEIKPFSIRHGAYIIHRTLKDMPEDVVFLAVVDPGVGTSRKPILMVLKNGMRLVGPDNGLFTFAAEEYGVHEIRDLENKEYHRGNSRSFHGRDIFAPVAAHVAAGLEPEKLGSRLMNFEYLKFKKPLREGNTIVGEVAFYDHFGNLETNVPIALGNDLEEGDVLEIGKGRRPFKATFGKTYYDVNSGNLLAHFDSSGFLEITVNKGSARKFLSLEEGEPITFVKV; this comes from the coding sequence GTGATAGCTTTTTTGACTGACTGGGGTGCGGACAGCTATTATGTTGGGGTAGCAAAGGCTGTTATTAGGGAGTTGAATAGGAAGGTTGAAGTAATTGATATTTGTCACGAAATCAAACCCTTCAGCATAAGACATGGCGCCTATATCATTCATAGGACACTCAAGGATATGCCTGAAGATGTTGTCTTTTTGGCCGTAGTAGACCCCGGGGTGGGAACGTCGAGAAAACCGATACTAATGGTTCTCAAGAATGGGATGAGGCTTGTGGGACCTGATAACGGTCTGTTCACCTTTGCAGCCGAAGAATACGGCGTTCACGAGATCCGGGACCTCGAAAACAAGGAGTATCACAGGGGGAACTCCAGAAGCTTTCATGGAAGAGATATTTTCGCTCCCGTAGCTGCTCATGTAGCCGCCGGACTGGAACCGGAAAAGCTGGGTTCAAGACTGATGAACTTCGAATATCTTAAATTCAAGAAGCCCCTCAGGGAAGGAAACACGATTGTCGGCGAAGTCGCATTTTATGATCACTTTGGAAATCTTGAAACGAACGTCCCTATAGCTCTGGGGAATGACCTCGAGGAGGGTGATGTTCTTGAAATTGGGAAGGGGAGAAGACCCTTCAAGGCAACATTCGGAAAGACATACTATGACGTGAATTCGGGGAATCTGCTCGCCCATTTCGATTCAAGTGGTTTCCTCGAAATCACTGTAAACAAAGGGAGTGCCCGGAAGTTCCTTTCTCTTGAAGAAGGGGAACCCATTACATTTGTCAAAGTCTAA
- a CDS encoding alanine/ornithine racemase family PLP-dependent enzyme yields the protein MAYVEVNRDSIAKNSRRIVELARSNGVKVAAVTKVVCGDPEIAKSLLENGIKEIGESRLENVARLKSAGMNPDFILLRLPEKSRFRQVVELVDSVLVGDLESLSRLKEISSETEKQLKFIFMVDTGDLREGVMFYDAEAVLEKAFEIVGRDLDGIGTNLGCFGGVIATPSKFEILLNLGESLRRNTGYSVRRYSAGNTASLPLLEEKNLPKGINHFRLGESIMCGTDVTNNRRVPGTLQNTFTLVGEIIELAEKPSLPIGDIGHDAFGRIPRFEDKGKRMKAILDLGEQDVVPSGLTPLVRGCEIIHASSDHLILDVTDSEKSFAVGDSIPFTMSYGALLRVMTSPYVRKVYL from the coding sequence ATGGCTTACGTTGAAGTGAATAGGGATAGCATAGCGAAGAATTCAAGAAGGATCGTGGAACTTGCCAGAAGTAATGGGGTTAAGGTCGCTGCAGTAACCAAAGTTGTTTGCGGAGATCCTGAAATAGCGAAGTCTTTACTTGAAAACGGAATCAAAGAAATTGGCGAATCAAGACTGGAGAATGTCGCGAGGCTGAAAAGCGCGGGCATGAATCCGGATTTCATTTTGCTCAGACTTCCAGAGAAATCGCGATTTCGGCAAGTTGTGGAGCTTGTTGATTCAGTGCTTGTCGGAGATCTTGAGAGTCTTTCCAGACTAAAAGAGATTTCATCTGAAACTGAGAAACAGCTGAAGTTCATATTTATGGTGGATACTGGAGACCTCAGAGAGGGAGTCATGTTTTATGATGCGGAAGCTGTCCTCGAGAAAGCATTCGAAATCGTCGGAAGAGACCTTGATGGAATCGGCACCAATCTTGGATGTTTTGGAGGAGTAATTGCAACTCCTTCAAAATTCGAAATCCTTCTCAATCTGGGCGAATCTCTGAGGAGGAATACCGGTTACTCAGTTAGGAGATACTCTGCCGGGAACACCGCTTCTTTACCCCTACTTGAAGAGAAAAATCTTCCAAAAGGCATAAATCACTTTCGACTGGGAGAGTCGATAATGTGTGGAACAGATGTTACGAACAACCGGAGAGTTCCGGGAACCCTACAGAACACATTCACTCTCGTAGGAGAGATTATTGAACTTGCAGAGAAGCCCTCCCTACCAATTGGCGATATTGGTCATGACGCTTTTGGTAGGATTCCAAGGTTTGAGGATAAAGGGAAGAGAATGAAGGCGATACTTGATCTGGGCGAGCAAGACGTGGTTCCCTCCGGATTGACGCCTTTAGTGAGAGGATGTGAAATAATTCATGCTTCTAGCGATCACCTAATACTGGATGTAACCGATTCCGAGAAGTCCTTCGCAGTTGGTGACTCGATTCCCTTCACGATGTCTTACGGAGCACTGCTGAGGGTTATGACATCCCCCTATGTGAGAAAAGTGTACCTATGA
- a CDS encoding CBS domain-containing protein, translated as MSLKVITTHRNPDFDAFASAVAAQKLYPDHVIVFGGQLVPTLKGFLSSKSLLLSFYNVNELKIFGLSSLIIVDTSDVKRIPSALQRMIGKSTQVRFFDHHKTSLSGSQQGIFKELGACTTLLCNQLRKKKKEISRNEATLFAAAIYRETGNFTHASTKAQDLRTAAWLIDIGAQPDDLGVYSSYRLSSAQQRLVESLILGLKSTSIRGVEINMATAKRDSLPAGFSLVVEKLWSFLGVENLVVLLETNNRVYFTLRSRYMNLDTAELEGILRNGGGSYTLGFFEDCSLEDAEERIMRNFEDNIDRLIKVREIMSSPVRTVLVDMKVEDVFKIMQRTGHHTLPVVDREKIVGISKYRDIEKAMRHGLSERRIVEVIDRFFVTASADDSVQLVTDKMVENDTTAILILDNGILSGIVTRTDLLKSTFGRRRIIDPGESHGEQNYAKFPVEDLIEERTEKRIVTMLRFLGAVGSELNMPTYIVGGFVRDLLLNKQNLDLDIVVEGNANAFAETFKKYFSIKIVEHREFLASSMFFNDGLRIDVATARTEYYKKPAMLPEIEMSTIKKDLYRRDFSINAMAIKLNQEEFGILIDFFGSRKDLSNGVIRALHPLSFIEDPTRILRAVRFEQRFGFEIEVRTAELLKQCVAEGYLDRVTGQRLRDELIKTLDEPLPLKALRRLSGFGATEKLFPQSKFDRETDVMLDRYFSRRDRNSSLIGQDKMFYSLLMIMLRNSDEDSTEWCIERYGLTRNFLDRLTDAIGTAGRIVNEKPRKPSQFHSLLRTRKPETLNFVDSHLDDDYDLLFLSYLKKSSRTELTIDGNVLKEKFGMNEGPEIREVLDGLFCARLDGLDEKKEDEFVREYLKGRGSK; from the coding sequence ATGTCTTTGAAAGTAATAACAACACACCGGAACCCCGATTTTGATGCATTTGCGTCTGCAGTAGCTGCTCAGAAGCTCTATCCAGATCACGTTATTGTCTTTGGAGGACAGCTTGTTCCCACACTGAAGGGCTTCCTTTCATCCAAAAGTCTTTTGTTGTCATTTTACAATGTGAATGAGCTGAAAATCTTCGGTCTCTCTTCCCTAATCATTGTCGACACTTCAGATGTGAAGAGGATTCCCTCTGCTCTTCAGCGAATGATAGGCAAGAGCACCCAAGTCAGGTTCTTCGATCATCACAAGACAAGTCTTTCGGGATCACAGCAAGGAATTTTCAAGGAATTGGGGGCCTGCACTACTCTGTTGTGCAACCAACTGCGGAAGAAGAAAAAGGAAATTTCCCGAAATGAGGCAACTCTGTTTGCAGCAGCCATCTACAGGGAGACGGGAAACTTCACACATGCCTCCACCAAAGCACAAGATTTGAGAACGGCAGCTTGGCTTATCGATATCGGGGCTCAGCCAGATGACTTGGGAGTTTACTCCAGTTACAGGTTGAGTTCGGCTCAGCAAAGACTTGTTGAGTCTCTTATACTCGGCCTCAAGAGCACATCGATAAGGGGTGTGGAAATCAATATGGCTACTGCAAAGAGAGATTCGCTACCTGCCGGATTCAGTCTTGTGGTCGAGAAGCTCTGGTCATTCCTTGGCGTAGAGAATCTGGTCGTGCTTCTCGAAACAAATAACCGGGTCTACTTCACTCTCAGATCGCGCTACATGAATCTCGACACAGCTGAGCTCGAAGGCATTCTCAGGAATGGAGGAGGGTCTTACACTCTCGGTTTCTTCGAAGACTGTTCTCTTGAAGATGCTGAAGAAAGAATAATGAGAAACTTTGAAGACAATATCGATCGCCTGATAAAGGTTAGGGAGATTATGTCCTCGCCTGTTAGAACCGTTCTCGTCGACATGAAAGTCGAGGACGTCTTCAAGATCATGCAGCGAACCGGTCATCACACTCTTCCAGTAGTGGACCGCGAAAAGATCGTGGGCATTTCTAAATACAGAGATATTGAGAAGGCCATGCGTCACGGGCTCTCTGAAAGAAGAATTGTTGAAGTTATTGACAGGTTCTTCGTAACAGCTTCAGCAGATGATTCCGTTCAGTTGGTAACCGACAAGATGGTGGAAAACGACACAACGGCGATTCTTATTCTTGACAACGGCATACTAAGTGGAATAGTAACGAGAACCGATCTGTTGAAGAGTACTTTTGGCAGAAGAAGAATAATCGATCCCGGAGAAAGCCATGGCGAACAGAATTACGCAAAGTTCCCAGTAGAAGATCTCATAGAGGAACGCACAGAGAAACGAATAGTAACAATGTTAAGATTTCTTGGTGCTGTCGGCTCAGAACTCAACATGCCGACGTATATCGTTGGAGGTTTTGTAAGGGATTTACTTCTTAACAAACAGAATCTAGATCTGGATATCGTGGTCGAGGGAAACGCGAATGCCTTTGCCGAAACTTTCAAGAAATACTTCAGTATTAAGATCGTAGAACACAGAGAGTTCCTGGCAAGCTCGATGTTTTTCAACGACGGGCTGCGAATCGACGTGGCAACTGCCAGGACCGAGTATTACAAGAAACCGGCAATGCTTCCTGAAATCGAGATGAGCACAATCAAGAAGGATCTCTACAGAAGGGACTTTTCCATCAACGCAATGGCGATAAAGCTTAATCAGGAGGAGTTTGGTATTCTGATTGACTTTTTCGGCTCAAGGAAGGACCTTTCAAACGGAGTAATTAGGGCTCTCCATCCCCTTAGCTTCATAGAAGATCCGACTAGAATTCTAAGAGCTGTCAGGTTCGAGCAGCGTTTTGGATTCGAGATTGAAGTAAGAACTGCCGAGCTGTTGAAACAGTGCGTTGCCGAAGGATATCTTGATAGGGTTACTGGCCAGCGGCTTAGAGATGAGCTCATCAAGACTCTTGACGAACCTCTTCCGCTGAAGGCTTTGAGGCGGTTATCGGGATTCGGTGCAACAGAGAAGCTATTCCCACAGTCGAAATTCGATAGAGAGACCGATGTTATGCTTGACAGGTACTTCAGCAGAAGAGATAGAAACTCTTCGCTCATTGGACAGGACAAAATGTTCTACTCTCTTCTGATGATAATGCTTAGAAATAGCGATGAAGATTCTACAGAATGGTGCATCGAGCGCTACGGATTGACGAGAAACTTTCTCGATAGGCTTACTGATGCGATAGGTACAGCTGGTAGAATAGTCAATGAGAAGCCAAGAAAGCCTTCTCAGTTTCATTCGTTACTTAGAACGAGGAAACCGGAAACCCTTAACTTCGTTGACAGCCATCTTGATGATGATTATGACCTCCTGTTCTTATCCTATTTGAAAAAATCGAGCAGAACAGAATTGACCATCGACGGGAACGTACTAAAAGAGAAATTCGGTATGAATGAAGGACCGGAGATCAGGGAAGTGCTTGACGGACTATTCTGTGCTAGATTGGACGGTCTTGATGAAAAAAAGGAAGATGAATTTGTCAGGGAATACCTGAAAGGGAGGGGATCGAAATGA
- a CDS encoding GIY-YIG nuclease family protein, whose protein sequence is MDYNKGDYVVLLFLEEAVEISCRCRNWTLESGYYMYIGSAMSSLAERVKRHLIEEKRKYWHIDFLREKAEVVAALLLPTEKQREEELSNFVSQYGEAVPKFGASDCLTDSNLYRLELRNIERIFSSIVLKWRDKCDSFFD, encoded by the coding sequence ATGGATTACAATAAAGGTGATTACGTTGTTCTTCTTTTTCTCGAAGAAGCGGTTGAGATATCTTGCCGTTGCAGGAACTGGACCCTTGAATCGGGTTATTACATGTACATCGGTTCGGCAATGAGCTCTCTAGCTGAAAGAGTGAAGAGGCACCTAATCGAAGAAAAAAGAAAATACTGGCATATTGACTTCTTGAGGGAGAAAGCCGAGGTTGTGGCCGCTCTGCTTCTTCCGACAGAAAAGCAAAGAGAGGAAGAGCTTTCGAATTTTGTCTCTCAGTATGGTGAGGCAGTCCCCAAATTTGGAGCTTCGGACTGCTTGACGGACTCGAATCTTTACAGACTCGAATTGAGAAATATCGAGAGAATCTTTTCTTCTATCGTCTTAAAATGGAGGGATAAGTGTGATAGCTTTTTTGACTGA